One segment of Manihot esculenta cultivar AM560-2 chromosome 4, M.esculenta_v8, whole genome shotgun sequence DNA contains the following:
- the LOC110614054 gene encoding biotin synthase, mitochondrial, with the protein MFLIRSIFRPHQLRPPSLFSLHSSYSSSTSASAAAIYADRTIKEGPRNDWTRQEIKDVYDSPLLDLLFHGAQVHRHAQNFREVQQCTLLSIKTGGCSEDCSYCPQSSRYSTGVKAQKLMTKEDVLEAAKKAKEAGSTRFCMGAAWRDTVGRKTNFNQILDYVKEIRDMGMEVCCTLGMLEKQQAQELKKAGLTAYNHNLDTSREYYPNIITTRTYDERLKTLEHVREAGINVCSGGIIGLGEAEEDRVGLLYTLATLPAHPESVPINALLAVKGTPLQDQKPVEIWEMIRMIATARIVMPKAMVRLSAGRVRFSMPEQALCFLAGANSIFTGDKLLTTPNNDFDADQLMFKVLGLIPKSPSFPEDEERAFESENCQEAVSSSG; encoded by the exons ATGTTTTTGATTAGATCAATCTTCAGGCCACATCAACTCAGACCACCCTCTCTTTTCTCATTACATTCTTCATATTCATCTTCAACTTCAGCTTCAGCTGCTGCGATTTACGCTGATAGAACTATCAAAGAGGGTCCAAGAAATGATTGGACCCGACAAGAAATCAAGGATGTTTATGACTCGCCTCTTCTTGATCTCCTTTTCCATGGA GCTCAAGTTCATagacatgctcaaaactttagaGAAGTGCAGCAATGTACTCTTCTTTCTATAAAGACTGGTGGGTGTAGTGAGGATTGTTCTTATTGTCCTCAGTCTTCACGATATAGCACTGGAGTTAAAGCTCAAAAGCTTATGACCAAAGAGGATGTTTTGGAGGCAGCCAAAAAG GCAAAAGAAGCTGGTAGCACACGTTTTTGTATGGGGGCTGCATGGAGGGATACAGTAGGAAGGAAGACCAACTTTAACCAGATCCTAGATTATGTAAAGGAAATAAG GGATATGGGCATGGAAGTTTGCTGCACTCTGGGAATGTTAGAGAAGCAACAGGCTCAAGAACTCAAAAAAGCAGGCCTTACAGCTTATAATCATAACCTTGATACCTCAAGAGAATATTACCCAAACATTATAACTACAAGGACTTATGATGAACGCTTGAAAACCCTTGAACATGTCAGAGAAGCAGGAATTAATGTCTGCTCAG GAGGCATAATAGGGCTTGGAGAAGCAGAGGAAGACCGTGTTGGTTTATTGTATACATTGGCAACACTCCCTGCTCACCCAGAGAGTGTTCCAATCAATGCACTATTGGCAGTAAAGGGCACACCTCTACAAGATCAGAAG CCTGTTGAAATATGGGAGATGATTCGAATGATTGCTACTGCACGAATAGTCATGCCAAAAGCAATGGTAAGGTTGTCAGCTGGAAGAGTCCGTTTCTCGATGCCTGAACAGGCTCTCTGCTTCCTTGCTGGGGCAAATTCCATCTTTACTGGTGACAAGCTGTTGACAACTCCCAACAATGATTTTGATGCTGATCAACTCATGTTCAAGGTGCTTGGTTTGATTCCAAAATCCCCTAGTTTTCCTGAAGATGAAGAAAGAGCTTTCGAATCAGAAAATTGTCAGGAAGCTGTTTCTAGTTCAGGTTGA
- the LOC110613136 gene encoding isoleucine--tRNA ligase, cytoplasmic, whose protein sequence is MEEVCEGKEFSFPGHEEKILSFWSEIKAFETQLSRTESLPEYIFYDGPPFATGLPHYGHILAGTIKDIVTRYQTMRGHHVTRRFGWDCHGLPVENEIDRKLGIKRRDEVLKMGIDKYNEECRSIVTRYVEEWEKVITRTGRWIDFRNDYKTMDLKFMESVWWVFSQLYEKGLVYKGFKVMPYSTGCKTVLSNFEAGQNYKDVPDPEIMVSFPIIDDPHNASFVAWTTTPWTLPSNLALCVNGNFDYVKVRNKYTGKVFVVAESRLSVLPVEKPKSSVANGPAGDSKTSNSKTKGGKSENLMDSYDLLEKVKGNELLKKRYEPLFNYFSEFSDTAFRVVADNYVTDDSGTGIVHCAPAFGEDDYRVCIENQIINKGENLIVAVDDDGCFTERITDFSGRYVKDADKDIIENVKARGRLVKSGSYTHSYPFCWRSDTPLIYRAVPSWFVRVEDLKAKLLENNKQTYWVPDYVKEKRFHNWLENARDWAVSRSRFWGTPLPVWTSEDGEEIVVVDSVAKLEKLAGVKVFDLHRHNIDHITIPSNRGSEFGVLRRVDDVFDCWFESGSMPYAYIHYPFENVELFEKNFPGQFIAEGLDQTRGWFYTLMVLSTALFGKPAFRNLVCNGLVLAEDGKKMSKKLKNYPSPMEVINDYGADALRLYLINSPVVRAETLRFKKDGVYGVVKDVFLPWYNAYRFLVQNAKRLEVEGLAPFSPVDFGKLKNSSNVLDQWINSATQSLVHFVRQEMDAYRLYTVVPYLLKFLDNLTNIYVRFNRKRLKGRTGEEDCRTALSTLYSVLLTSCKVMSPFTPFFTEVLYQNMRKVSTGAEESIHYCSFPQEEGERDERIERSVSRMTTVIDLARNIRERHNKPLKSPLREMIVVHPDADFLDDIAGKLKEYVLEELNVRSLVPCIDTLKYSSLRAEPEFSVLGKRLGKSMGIVAKEIKAMSQKDILAFEEAGEVTIASHTLKLADIKVVREFKRPDGLTEKEIDAAGDGDVLVIMDLRPDESLYEAGVAREVVNRIQKLRKKIALEPTDVVDVYIESLDEDKTKLERVLKSQEQYVRDAIGSPLLSSNLMPPQAVVIGEESYHQIYELSFTIYLARAALVFKSDAILALYAGNTKFAQGLETYLLSRDHSNLRSEFQLRNGKITVDCIENQPAADVLLGEHLFLTVGDYFLRTRSG, encoded by the exons ATGGAGGAAGTCTGCGAAGGGAAGGAATTTTCTTTCCCCGGCCATGAGGAAAAGATCCTTTCTTTCTGGTCTGAAATCAAAGCCTTTGAGACCCAATTGTCCCGCACTGAATCCCTCCCAGAGTACATCTTTTACGATGGTCCTCCTTTTGCTACCGGTCTTCCTCACTACGGTCACATTCTCGCCGGCACTATCAAGGACATTGTCACCCGCTACCAGACCATGAGGGGCCACCATGTTACTCGTCGCTTCGGCTGGGATTGCCACGGTTTGCCTGTGGAGAATGAGATCGATCGGAAATTGGGGATCAAGAGGAGAGATGAGGTGTTGAAAATGGGGATTGATAAGTATAATGAGGAGTGTAGGAGTATTGTGACGAGGTATGTTGAAGAGTGGGAGAAGGTGATCACGAGGACGGGGAGGTGGATTGATTTTAGGAATGATTATAAGACTATGGATTTGAAGTTTATGGAGAGTGTTTGGTGGGTTTTTTCTCAGCTTTATGAGAAGGGTCTGGTCTATAAGGGTTTCAAG GTCATGCCATACAGTACTGGTTGCAAAACTGTGCTGTCTAACTTTGAAGCTGGTCAGAATTACAAG GATGTCCCTGACCCTGAGATAATGGTGTCATTTCCAATTATCGATGATCCCCATAATGCATCCTTTGTGGCTTGGACAACAACCCCGTGGACACTTCCTAGCAATCTTGCTCTTTGTGTTAATGGAAATTTTGACTATGTGAAG GTCCGTAACAAGTATACTGGAAAAGTCTTCGTGGTTGCTGAATCTAGGCTGTCAGTTCTTCCTGTCGAGAAACCAAAATCAAGTGTGGCAAATGGACCTGCTGGTGATTCGAAGACATCAAATTCTAAAACTAAGGGTGGAAAATCTGAAAACTTGATGGATTCATATGATTTGTTAGAGAAAGTCAAGGGTAATGAACTGTTGAAGAAAAG GTATGAACCATTGTTTAATTACTTCTCAGAGTTCTCTGACACGGCTTTTAGAGTTGTTGCGGACAATTATGTGACTGATGATAGTGGTACGGGAATTGTTCATTGTGCTCCTGCATTTGGTGAAGACGATTATCGTGTTTGCATTGAAAATCAAATAATCAATAAG GGAGAAAATTTGATTGTAGCAGTTGATGATGATGGCTGCTTTACAGAGAGAATCACTGATTTCAGTGGTCGCTATGTTAAGGATGCAGACAAGGATATCATTGAAAATGTAAAG GCAAGAGGCAGGCTTGTTAAGTCTGGTAGCTACACTCACTCCTATCCCTTTTGTTGGAGGTCAGATACTCCTCTTATTTATAGAGCTGTTCCAAGCTG GTTTGTTAGAGTGGAAGATTTAAAAGCCAAATTGCTAGAAAACAACAAACAGACATATTGGGTTCCTGATTATGTAAAG GAAAAACGGTTCCACAACTGGCTTGAAAATGCAAGAGACTGGGCTGTTAGTAGAAGTCGATTTTGGGGGACTCCTCTTCCTGTATGGACCAGTGAGGATGGTGAAGAAATAGTTGTCGTGGATTCTGTTGCTAAGCTTGAAAAGCTTGCTGGTGTTAAG GTTTTTGATCTTCATCGGCACAATATTGATCACATAACTATTCCATCTAATCGTGGTTCTGAATTTGGTGTGCTTCGACGTGTAGATGAT GTATTTGATTGTTGGTTTGAGAGTGGTTCAATGCCTTATGCTTATATTCATTACCCATTTGAGAATGTTGAGCTTTTTGAGAAAAATTTTCCCGGGCAATTTATTGCTGAAGGGCTAGATCAAACTCGTGGATG GTTCTATACTCTTATGGTGTTGTCTACTGCATTGTTTGGGAAGCCTGCATTCAGGAATCTTGTTTGCAATGGACTTGTCCTGGCAGAGGATGGAAAAAAGATgagtaaaaaattgaaaaactatCCATCACCAATGGAGGTCATCAATGATTATGGAGCT GATGCTTTACGATTATACCTTATAAACTCTCCAGTTGTACGTGCTGAAACCTTGCGATTCAAAAAGGATGGAGTTTATGGTGTt GTCAAAGATGTCTTCCTTCCATGGTATAATGCATATAGGTTCTTAGTACAGAATGCTAAGAGGCTTGAGGTTGAAGGGCTTGCACCATTCTCTCCTGTTGATTTTGGAAAACTTAAAAATTCATCTAATGTGTTAGATCAGTGGATCAATTCAGCCACTCAGAGTCTTGTTCATTTTGTCCGCCAAGAAATGGATGCATACCGACTTTACACG GTGGTTCCATATCTCTTGAAGTTTCTTGACAACCTCACAAACATATATGTGCGATTCAACCGCAAGAGATTAAAAGGTCGTACAGGGGAAGAAGATTGCCGAACTGCTCTCTCAACTCTTTACAGT GTGCTTTTGACATCATGTAAGGTGATGTCGCCATTCACACCATTCTTTACAGAAGTGCTATATCAAAACATGCGGAAAGTTTCTACTGGAGCAGAGGAAAGCATTCACTACTGCAGTTTTCCTCAAGAAGAGGGAGAG AGGGATGAAAGAATTGAACGAAGTGTTTCAAGGATGACGACTGTAATTGATCTTGCACGTAATATCCGTGAGCGGCACAACAAACCTCTGAAATCACCACTGAG GGAGATGATAGTTGTTCATCCTGATGCAGACTTCCTTGATGACATAGCTGGAAAATTAAAGGAG TATGTGCTGGAGGAACTAAATGTGAGATCTCTAGTCCCATGTATTGATACTCTGAAGTACTCTTCTCTGCGTGCAGAGCCAGAGTTTAG TGTGCTTGGTAAACGACTTGGAAAATCAATGGGTATTGTTGCCAAAGAAATTAAAGCAATGTCTCAGAAAGATATCTTAGCATTTGAGGAAGCTGGAGAAGTTACTATTGCTTCACACACTCTAAAGCTGGCTGATATCAAG GTTGTTCGAGAATTCAAACGTCCTGATGGTTTGACTGAGAAGGAGATAGATGCTGCTGGAGATG gtGACGTTTTGGTGATTATGGATTTGCGTCCAGATGAATCATTGTATGAGGCTGGTGTTGCTCGTGAG GTTGTTAATAGAATTCAGAAGTTACGGAAAAAAATTGCCCTTGAACCCACAGATGTGGTGGATGTTTATATTGAATCTTTGGATGAAGATAAGACAAAGTTAGAACGGGTTCTGAAATCACAG GAACAATATGTTCGGGATGCAATTGGATCTCCATTACTATCCTCCAACCTGATGCCACCACAAGCG GTTGTAATTGGGGAAGAGAGTTACCATCAGATATATGAATTGTCTTTCACCATTTACTTGGCTAGGGCTGCTTTAGTATTCAAATCAGATGCAATTCTAGCGTTATATGCGG GAAATACAAAATTTGCACAAGGTCTGGAAACTTACCTGTTATCTAGGGATCATTCTAATTTGAGATCAGAATTTCAGCTTAGAAATGGCAAG ataactgttgattgcattgaAAATCAGCCTGCTGCAGATGTGTTACTTGGAGAACATTTATTTTTGACTGTTGGGGACTACTTTTTAAGAACAAGAAGTGGGTAA